The genomic segment TACCTCCGATCCTCGACGGCAGCGATCTGCAGCAACGATTAGCGGATGCAAATCAGGCTGCGACCGAAAACGCCACACTCAATGCAAGCCCCACCGAGCGGTCTGAGCAACGACCGCTGCTGCGGCAGGTCAGTGGAAAGGCGGTCACGTTTCAATTGCCGGCCCCCAGGATCCTACCGCCCGGAGATGTTTCCGTATGGACGAATCAAGATTCGGAGCGACTATCGTTGGACGAAGCGGCCAACGAATCGCTGACCACCTCGTTTACGGTGTCCGACGATATTTCGAGCGTCGACGACACCTTCGTCGTCGAGTCGTTCTTTCGTGGACTGCGTCGTCGTGGTGGGCTGACGTTTCGCCGAATTCGCGATCCGCAAACGGTGTTGTTTGAGCTTCCCCATTACGGCCCACCCACGGCGTTCGTGCAAGCGGCCCAACAGGATGCGGAAAAGATCGTGTTGGTCTTCGATTGCTCTGGTTCAATGGACATCAATAAACTTGATGCAGCTCGCGGCGCCGTGAAGCAATTCCTCAAGAGTCTGCCAGCAAAGACCCGTGTTGGGATGGTGCTGTTTGGACACCGATACGGTTGGGTTCAAACGGTTGGAGCAGACGGTAAGAAGGATATCATGGTGAGAGACGAGGTGGACCCCAAGCGATATCAAGCCTACACGATTCGTGGAGGGCAGAAGGTCCGTTTGGCATCCATCCGCGTCGATGATCGCAGCGCGTCGCACAATCCAAATTTTGATGTCGAAGCGAAAGTTGACTTGGCTCCACTTGAAGATGCTCGCTTACAGCTACTCGTGTCGGAACTGGACAATCTATCTGCCGTAGGGGTGACGCCAACCTATCAAGCGATCAACAAAGCCTACGGCATGCTGGGTCTTGGCGACGGACGGATTATCGTCGTGACCGATGGCGTACCGTTTTGCGTTGGCGTCGAAACGGCTTCTTTCCGTGATCAAGCGGTTGCGAATCGGGCGAGTTATCCGAACGTCAACTTGCATATTGTGAACTTTGCCAACACGAATCCTCAAGCCGACCTGAACCTTGCGTTTCCGAATTGTGTGGTCAAAGCGAAGGACGGAGACGAGTTGATTGACAAGCTTCAAAATCTAAGGTTTCGACCGCAATCGGTCTGGAAACGAGACGGCAGAATCCAAAGTGAGGAAGTTGAATTGGGCTCCACGATGGTTCTCGATCAGTGGCCCCCACCTCGACAGGGGAATCTCAAAGGGCAACCCGTGCGGCCGGCCCTGCCGTACGAGATCGAAGCACAAACCAGCGAGACGGAAACGGCCTCAACGGAAGTCCGTGTCGAAGGAGGCGAAGCGTTCGTTCTGCAACTGCGTGGTGGTCGACTGGCCCATGTTCCCTTCCCTCGTCGACTGAATGTGTTTCGGGAATTGGAAGTCGACGGCAGTGACAGCAATCGCTACTCCGTGATTGCACTCCCACCGGACGTGAACAACAATCGGAAACTGACATTGAAATTGGTGATTGAGAATACGTCGTCGGAAAGTTTCACGCCGCGACCGAGTGACGTATGGATCGATCTGGTTGGAGTTGACGCTGAGCGTCGTCGAACGATCAGCTATTCGATCAACCAGCAAGAGTTCGAGGTGTCGCGTGGCGTTCCTGTCTTAGTTTGTCGCGTCGACGATTGGCCGGACTGGGCGAACAACGTCCACATCGAGGCGTGGCTTCGTTTCGGAGACCCTGAGGCCAGTCGCGAACCCTTGCCACTTCGATCAGAAAGCAGCGTGGCATTGGATTCGGTCCCGGGGGTAAGTTTCCGTGTTGAACGCCAGCGAGAACCCAAGTTACAACTATCGATAACGGAAACCTATGCCGCCGATTCACCGGTGAAATCGGTTCGTCTGCTTTCGCAGCCACTTCCCAATCGACAGACAACGCGCGTGTACCCCAAAGAGGGTGTTGTCGAAGAAGTTCTCGAGTATGACCGACCGCCTGAAAATCTAGAGGTGTTCGTCACCAAGCGAGGTGAGATCACCGACTCCGCTCCGGTACACGCCCGAGGCAGCATCTCCATCTCTGGTCGCTAAGCCACGACCGGAAAACACGGGCACCCTTCGCAGCTAAAAATCGCGTATTTGCATGACTTCGTAGAGCGATAGACGACAAGCAATGCCGCTGGAACCCAAACAGCGAAAAAGTGCGATGTTTCCCTGCAATGCTGACAACAAATCTAGCCTTCGAACGATGACAGTCTGTAGGGAAACTGACAGACCTTTCTTCGTCCGCAAAAGGGGAGCAATGCTATGACCATTCACTACCGAGATGATAGCGACCACGTGACTCATCAAGTTTGGGCTCAGCAACAAGCGAGTTCTTGTGCCATTGCGAGTATCTGGATGGCTCGTAATCAAGCGTTACAAATGACCGTTAACGAGGCGGAGTGGGCGTTGGCTTGGCGGACGTATCACCAAGTTGTCGCCGGGCTCGTCGCAGTCCCTGAAGCACCGGCCCCCATGTCCCTTAGCCCCGGCGCTCACCAGAATAACCAGGAGACGTTTGGGAATATGTTCGCGAACTTCGGCACCTTCATGGGGCAAGTGGCACAGGCGATCCGGAACGATGGATTGACCGTGACACACTTGACGAATTTCACGCGGGGGAACACCGTCGATGGGGCTAGGCTGAGCGACACGGCGCCCGCGATCGTTTTGCTCGGTTGGTACGAGGGTAGCACTCGCAACGGAGGCCACTTCATCGTTGCTTCACGAAGAGCGACATCGGGAAAGATCGTCTATTTAGATCCTGCGGGCGGAAGACTCCGCGAACTCGGTGTCGGCCCTGTCTACCTCGGAAACGGGCGTTTCGAGCAGATTATCTACATTACCGCGTAGTGCAGCTTCGACGCATTCTAGAGCCTTCGGGTTCGCGAGGAAGAAATGCTACGTTAAGAGCCGTCAACTCATTTTGGAATAGCCAGCGAGTCCCTATGCCGGCGAAACGAGCGCTAACCCGGATGATTCGTTGGAGTGGTAGGCTTTAGCCGATTACGTGCTGGATCCTTGCTGAATCGGCTAAAGCCTACGACTCCAACGTGCGCAGTCTGTTTTTGACTCAATCGGAACGGTCCGCCATGATTGTGGCTTCGTCGCCTGATGCAAAAAAAAATGGCCGCTGACATGGTCAGCGACCTCCCTCGCAGTGTCGATCAGATTAGGATTCGCCCTCTTCAACTTTCCAGCTGTACTCGACGTTGCCTTTCTTCTTGCCTGCACTGTCGTTTTCGGTGTAGGTCACTTTGATTTCTTCAAAGTTCAGTGAGAAATTCTCGGTCGGCACATCGTCGGCTTGTCCAGCACCGCCGATTTGATAACTGGTGACCGAAACATTCTTCAGTTCGTAGCGATAGTAGGTCACTCGGCCGGCATCGGTGTAGGATGCAGTGAGTTCGATCTCGACCTTCGGGAAAACCTTACCCTTGCATACCGCTTCGGCAATTTTCGGGCTGGACTTGTCCAGTTCCTTGACACACTGGATGTCTTCCAAGATCGTGTCGCCGCGACGGCGCGTGGACCCCGTCGCTCCGCCACCTGGTTTATGAACCCCCTGGCTAAACGATAACAAATCGCTCCACTTTTTGTGATCCTTGTCGAGGCATTCGCCATCAACGCCATCGAATTTAATGTAAGCAGCCATTTGATTCTTCCTCTGGTTAAAACCGGGTTGGAACGTGATTTCGAAGGCGTTTGCCCCCGTGATATCACTGTTCTCGTGGCTTCGTCAAATTAGTTGCGTCTCGAATGAAAAGAAACGGAAACTACTTTGATTCTGCGGCGGCTGGCGAAAGTGATAGCGATGGCTTTCCGCCTGCGACATCAATCTTCAACCCGGACCAAACGTACGTTCGAGTGGAATTGTTCACCGTGCCCTGGAACGTCAACGTGTACTCACCGGCCGGAACATTTGAAAAATCGAAGGCCGGGTTCGCACCGCCGACTTCAATCGTATCACCTGGTCGGATCTTGTCCGGCGCAGGCGACAGAACCAATTTGCCTCGCATCGCACTGCGGCTTTCAATCCGCCCCTTGATCCGGCCGAGCATAGGCGGCGCGGCAACCAGCGGTTTTGCACCGGCAGGAGGATTTGCCTGAGCGTTCATCTCAGCCGAAGCGGGGGCCGGTTTTGGCTTGGGGGGTCGAGCCTTGACATCGACAGCATCGCTGGCTCCCTGGCTGGCCAATCCAACAGCATCCCAAGCCTGCACCGCAATCGCAAACCGGCCTACCTTCTCTGGCGTAAACGTTCGCAACGCCCGCGGAATTCGAGGCAAGTTATTGGCTTGTTCCGAGACGAACGTGCGGTCATTTGTGTCTGGTTTTCCATCGCCGTTCTGATCGACACCGACTACGACCCGGCTGATACCGGACGACGCATTGTTGCGGATCACGTCTGCGCAATCCACATTCCAAGTGACCGACTCGCCAAGGTAGGGCGTGTTAAAGTTGCTCGGTCGCGGTCGCTGAACCTGCGGTGGTGTTGTGTCGAGCGTCAGTTCAAAGGCGGAGCGTTTGACCTCGTCCTTAATCTGGATCTCGGCTTGAAAAGAAATTTGATCATCCGCCCGTTTAGCTTCCGACGTCCACACCTCC from the Novipirellula artificiosorum genome contains:
- a CDS encoding Hcp family type VI secretion system effector, yielding MAAYIKFDGVDGECLDKDHKKWSDLLSFSQGVHKPGGGATGSTRRRGDTILEDIQCVKELDKSSPKIAEAVCKGKVFPKVEIELTASYTDAGRVTYYRYELKNVSVTSYQIGGAGQADDVPTENFSLNFEEIKVTYTENDSAGKKKGNVEYSWKVEEGES